A window of the Schlesneria paludicola DSM 18645 genome harbors these coding sequences:
- a CDS encoding alpha-E domain-containing protein has product MLSRVADSIYWMSRYVERAENVARFIDVNLNLALDVGPEMDRHWDPLIYTTGDHTEFQERYPEGTQQNVIQFLTFDTANPNSILCCLRSARENARTVRDMISSPMWEEMNKFYLSVKTASQQQVLGSPFDFFTQIKLSAYTLDGVVQSTLSHGEAWHFHRMGQLIERADKTSRILDVKYFLLLPQVSDVGTQLDTNQWAALLKSASALEMYRKAHGRITPRQVAEFLLMDREFPRAVRFCIGNAEQSLLAITGGTRGNFFNPAEQQMGRLRAELDYTNIEEIFTTGLHEFIDQFQQKLNKVGIAISDTFFSVEPDVKPLKSNRQTSNRSEQSQGSGHQSQSQG; this is encoded by the coding sequence ATGCTGAGCCGCGTTGCCGACTCGATCTACTGGATGAGCCGATACGTGGAGCGAGCGGAAAATGTCGCTCGATTCATCGATGTCAATTTGAATCTGGCCCTGGATGTCGGTCCCGAGATGGACCGCCACTGGGATCCGCTCATCTATACCACGGGCGATCACACCGAATTTCAAGAGCGATACCCCGAGGGGACGCAGCAGAATGTCATCCAGTTTTTGACGTTCGACACCGCCAACCCGAATTCGATTCTGTGCTGTTTGCGTTCGGCTCGCGAAAATGCTCGTACCGTTCGCGACATGATCAGCTCGCCGATGTGGGAAGAGATGAACAAGTTTTATCTCTCGGTGAAGACCGCATCGCAGCAGCAGGTGCTCGGGTCACCGTTCGATTTCTTCACGCAGATCAAGTTGTCGGCATATACCTTGGACGGGGTCGTGCAATCGACGCTCTCGCACGGTGAAGCCTGGCACTTCCATCGGATGGGGCAATTGATCGAGCGTGCAGACAAGACTTCGCGCATCCTGGACGTCAAATACTTCCTGCTACTGCCACAGGTTTCCGACGTCGGAACACAACTTGATACCAATCAGTGGGCCGCGCTGCTCAAGTCGGCGAGTGCGCTCGAAATGTACCGCAAGGCCCATGGACGCATTACTCCACGGCAAGTGGCCGAGTTTCTGCTGATGGATCGCGAGTTTCCTCGCGCGGTTCGGTTCTGTATCGGCAATGCCGAACAGTCCTTGCTGGCAATTACCGGTGGGACCCGCGGCAACTTCTTCAATCCCGCGGAACAGCAGATGGGCCGACTGCGAGCGGAACTGGATTACACAAATATCGAAGAGATTTTTACGACGGGGTTGCACGAGTTCATCGATCAGTTCCAGCAGAAGCTGAATAAAGTTGGAATCGCGATCTCTGACACATTTTTTTCCGTCGAGCCGGACGTCAAACCGCTGAAATCGAATCGCCAGACTTCAAATCGCAGTGAACAGTCGCAAGGAAGCGGTCACCAATCCCAATCTCAGGGATGA
- a CDS encoding circularly permuted type 2 ATP-grasp protein, which yields MLAVSDSDLRPGSPDLIFHGYETTGFYDEMFLDNGHPRERGELLASRLKGLTEGELTRRQRVADQALLNMGITFNVYGHEAGTEKIWPFDLIPRIIESQEWRFIDAGLKQRIKALNLFINDIYHDQTIVKEGIFPEYMVTSSRNFLKQCIGLNPPGGIWCHITGTDLVRNSDGTVYVLEDNLRCPSGVSYVLENREVMKRTFPQLFNGLSVMPVEDYPEQLLKMLQHIAPPTADEPNVVVLTPGIYNSAYFEHCFLAQQMGVELVQGPDLVVMNGYVHMRTTRGLERVDVIYRRIDDEFLDPLAFRPDSCLGVPGLMDVYRAGRVALANAPGTGIADDKAVYAYVPQMIKYYLNEEMMLPNVPTYLCANDEQRGYVLDHLPELVIKPANESGGYGILVGPRATKEQLDKYRELILSNPRNYVAQPTLSLSRVPTIVGDRLEGRHVDLRPYILYGEDIYILPGGLTRVALVKGSLVVNSSQGGGSKDTWVLKNGTPRA from the coding sequence ATGCTCGCGGTCTCCGATTCTGACCTCCGACCCGGCTCACCCGACCTGATTTTTCACGGGTATGAGACAACTGGTTTCTATGACGAGATGTTTCTCGACAACGGGCATCCGCGCGAACGCGGCGAGCTGCTCGCGTCTCGACTTAAGGGATTGACGGAAGGGGAGTTAACGCGACGTCAGCGCGTCGCCGACCAAGCTCTTCTGAATATGGGAATCACGTTCAATGTTTACGGCCACGAAGCCGGCACAGAGAAGATCTGGCCGTTTGATTTGATTCCTCGCATCATTGAAAGCCAAGAATGGCGGTTCATTGACGCAGGTCTGAAGCAGCGAATCAAGGCCTTAAACCTTTTTATCAACGACATTTACCACGACCAGACCATTGTGAAGGAAGGCATCTTCCCCGAGTACATGGTCACATCGAGTCGTAATTTTCTGAAGCAATGTATTGGCCTGAACCCACCTGGCGGCATCTGGTGCCACATCACCGGAACCGACCTGGTTCGGAACTCGGACGGCACGGTCTACGTGCTGGAAGACAACCTGCGATGTCCATCGGGGGTGTCGTACGTGCTGGAAAACCGCGAAGTTATGAAGCGGACATTCCCGCAACTCTTCAACGGGCTGTCGGTCATGCCGGTCGAAGATTATCCCGAGCAACTGTTGAAGATGCTTCAGCACATCGCGCCGCCCACGGCTGACGAACCGAACGTCGTGGTGCTGACTCCGGGCATTTATAACTCCGCGTACTTCGAACACTGCTTCCTCGCTCAGCAGATGGGGGTGGAACTGGTACAGGGACCGGACTTGGTCGTGATGAACGGCTACGTGCATATGCGAACGACGCGTGGCCTGGAGCGGGTCGACGTCATTTACCGCCGGATCGACGACGAGTTTCTCGATCCACTCGCCTTCCGCCCCGATTCGTGCCTGGGCGTTCCCGGTCTGATGGACGTGTACCGCGCCGGTCGCGTTGCCCTGGCAAATGCTCCGGGCACCGGAATCGCCGACGACAAGGCGGTCTACGCGTACGTTCCGCAGATGATTAAGTATTACCTGAACGAAGAAATGATGCTGCCCAACGTTCCTACGTATCTGTGCGCGAACGACGAACAACGAGGATACGTACTGGATCACCTGCCCGAACTGGTTATTAAGCCAGCGAATGAATCCGGTGGATACGGAATCCTGGTCGGCCCGCGCGCCACGAAGGAACAGCTCGACAAATATCGTGAACTGATCCTGTCTAACCCGCGGAACTACGTTGCCCAGCCGACACTTTCACTGTCCCGTGTTCCTACGATCGTCGGCGATCGGCTCGAGGGCCGGCATGTCGACTTACGGCCCTACATTCTTTACGGCGAAGACATTTACATTCTGCCTGGAGGATTGACCCGTGTGGCACTTGTTAAAGGATCGCTGGTCGTCAATTCGTCGCAGGGCGGCGGCAGCAAGGATACATGGGTTCTCAAGAACGGGACGCCGCGGGCATAG
- a CDS encoding NUDIX hydrolase translates to MAMAKVIGKGKFLKLVREGTWEFVERVNARGVVAIVALTPDRRILLTEQFRAAVGRSVIDLPAGLAGDVAGQEDEAFATSALRELIEETGYTAKRVDHLADCPTSPGLTSEIASFFIARDLRQVSTGGGVEGENIVVHCPTIRGIEKWLANRVAEGKLIDGKVYAGLHFSRRRTSSPRPGRRDQK, encoded by the coding sequence ATGGCCATGGCGAAGGTCATCGGAAAAGGAAAGTTCTTGAAGTTGGTGCGTGAAGGAACGTGGGAATTCGTCGAACGTGTGAATGCACGAGGCGTCGTTGCGATCGTTGCACTCACACCGGACCGGCGAATTCTCTTGACCGAACAATTTCGCGCTGCGGTGGGACGATCCGTGATCGACTTGCCGGCGGGTCTTGCAGGCGATGTCGCTGGCCAAGAAGACGAAGCGTTTGCAACCTCCGCACTGCGTGAGCTAATTGAAGAGACAGGCTATACCGCCAAGCGAGTGGACCACTTGGCCGATTGCCCCACGTCGCCCGGCCTGACATCAGAAATCGCGTCGTTCTTCATCGCGCGCGACCTTCGTCAGGTCAGCACGGGCGGTGGTGTCGAGGGGGAAAACATCGTCGTCCATTGTCCGACGATTCGCGGAATCGAAAAGTGGCTCGCCAACCGGGTCGCGGAAGGAAAGCTGATCGACGGCAAAGTCTACGCAGGTCTGCATTTTTCTAGACGCCGCACTTCGTCACCGCGTCCCGGTCGCCGCGATCAGAAATAA
- a CDS encoding YidH family protein, which yields MNQESSTSDPRVPLAEHRTDLAEFRTQLAMDRTTLAWIRTTLAIAGFGFGMVGFFRTLEEKHLSPETIRLHQGAIRMGAALIILGIASTMVAGVSHFLTLRRLRRGEPLILTPWPLSITVAMLLSVIGLAGIWMLFA from the coding sequence ATGAATCAGGAATCGAGCACCAGCGACCCGCGAGTCCCGCTCGCAGAACATCGGACAGACCTGGCCGAGTTCCGCACGCAACTGGCGATGGACCGCACGACGCTCGCGTGGATCAGGACGACATTGGCCATCGCGGGGTTTGGCTTCGGGATGGTCGGCTTTTTCCGGACGCTGGAAGAGAAACATCTTTCGCCCGAAACCATCAGGCTGCATCAGGGGGCAATCCGAATGGGGGCCGCATTGATCATCCTGGGAATTGCATCCACCATGGTCGCAGGGGTCTCTCACTTCCTGACACTTCGAAGGCTTCGGCGCGGTGAGCCCCTCATCCTGACGCCATGGCCGTTGAGCATCACGGTCGCCATGCTGCTCTCCGTGATCGGGCTCGCGGGAATTTGGATGCTCTTTGCCTGA
- a CDS encoding histidine phosphatase family protein has protein sequence MKNLFLVRHAESQHHVGELTGGWTDVPLTVVGHRQARLLAQFFAVQLHGRNAQVYSSDLKRCRETAEPIASALQCNAVFTPELRELNNGTAAGRTKTEASKLRRPPVEPILDWVPYQGAESWRNLYRRIVTFADGLNRNDDAVVILVTHAYALICLVNWFMRIADDNLVANIMYDAAPGSITHLRVGDQDCRTIGFLNSSSHLENLSECRWNL, from the coding sequence ATGAAGAACCTGTTCCTCGTGCGTCACGCCGAGTCTCAGCATCACGTTGGCGAACTGACGGGCGGCTGGACCGACGTACCTCTTACCGTCGTGGGGCACCGCCAGGCTCGGCTGTTGGCTCAATTCTTCGCCGTACAGCTTCACGGCCGAAATGCTCAGGTGTACTCGTCAGACCTGAAGCGATGCCGCGAAACGGCCGAGCCGATAGCCAGCGCGCTACAGTGCAATGCCGTTTTCACACCCGAGTTACGGGAGCTGAACAATGGCACCGCCGCCGGTCGAACCAAGACCGAAGCGAGTAAACTCCGTCGTCCGCCCGTCGAGCCCATTCTCGATTGGGTGCCGTATCAAGGGGCAGAGAGTTGGCGCAACCTGTATCGACGGATCGTCACGTTTGCCGATGGCCTCAATCGGAATGACGATGCGGTAGTGATCCTCGTCACGCACGCGTACGCCCTGATTTGCCTGGTCAACTGGTTTATGAGGATTGCCGATGACAACCTTGTTGCCAATATCATGTACGACGCCGCGCCGGGTTCAATCACGCATCTCAGAGTCGGCGACCAGGACTGCCGGACAATTGGCTTCCTCAACAGTTCTAGCCATCTCGAGAATCTCTCTGAATGTCGCTGGAATCTCTAA
- a CDS encoding BlaI/MecI/CopY family transcriptional regulator translates to MATSPKLPALTEPQLEIMQVVWQHEEITVSDVWQAISAKRPVARNTILTVLDRLEKRGWLQKRSVGNVQLYRACVSEKVTLTQAVQRLVNTFFGGSSESLMMTLLEGRGISPQEAQRIRQQIETARGKKS, encoded by the coding sequence ATGGCGACGTCACCCAAGCTTCCCGCGTTAACGGAACCGCAGCTCGAGATCATGCAGGTGGTCTGGCAGCATGAGGAAATTACCGTCTCAGACGTCTGGCAGGCGATCTCGGCCAAGAGGCCGGTTGCGCGGAATACGATCCTGACGGTACTTGATCGTCTGGAGAAACGCGGCTGGCTGCAGAAGCGATCCGTCGGCAACGTCCAACTCTACCGGGCTTGCGTGAGCGAGAAAGTTACGCTCACGCAAGCGGTGCAGCGATTGGTCAACACGTTCTTTGGCGGATCGTCGGAATCTTTGATGATGACGCTGCTCGAAGGGCGAGGAATCTCGCCGCAGGAAGCACAGCGAATTCGGCAGCAGATCGAAACCGCCCGCGGCAAAAAATCGTAG
- a CDS encoding M56 family metallopeptidase gives MGRVEGTLVAVTVILLAAWGISRLVFSRPSLCDFVWRTALILVALSPGVVTGRAVLVNWQWQLPVWPAIVLPSSDTQTISRLTPEQPTPVPVANRTDGAGRLPPRTSIETPPAGSREEIVDAFTITVAPAVTASREFVSHETPQPITVSPTPRWSWMSMVAAIWLAGTVLHLMMIGVSVGNGFRLRRTAKLVTDADCLALNHECADRVGLRSRPRLSANPALAGPVVIGIFRPQIAIPPSLLSADVRHDLRAVLLHECGHLKRFDLVFDVLLRLVLAVFWPHPLVYVLASEMRRLREEMCDNFVLTQESALQYAETLLRVAVGKRLNEAFLLGIGVIPKAHRLEQRVASLLSSERRVETSVPQRNRLFVVSGVSGLLVLSLMIRLTSLAAAPPSSTEVPADVLTIVDDENAKPKPASAPAATEDSVNQALEKALAVANANPVEIVFRVLDTQDKPVAGARVLPSFVSDFRGASWGNDNVVWQTVESDAEGFVRFRLPSEVVKQAILLRGLNGRANAGSSPWGYESNRIPEGFPKSLLQLGIRQLYLKVDHPDHPLWSNFLELRQDAQLHLADSYTLVVRGWRVGETELATRVVPWLAGSYSTDWTEEAGVVTYRRVNLTDEGSRPFLQLIQFPEQGTTWFSDVIDLKHLAGNPISLDLTLKRGVRLEGRLADDVPRPVKNGKIQGKIVPLVGIDSQRTAWSVAAKIAEDGTFVLDSLPPHQTLQLIALCDGWNSRTPSQAEFEEFQASNHFPRGEIGFAGASNLFPQLVRVDETDIHERAVPMVRTASCEITAVDAQNRPVSGVKVQFHPNQMFFHWGATALRSGQDDATRLREQQINGDRDDSDFNHRKYSADTDADGKVTIVDLPCVAPDAPSSYNLATFFATHEKYAAQSSSVLENMPKIMGSPFLGVMLTPGKRTQVTLHMEPQPALQFDVKSELADDELSASPPEHSTELSGRVEDYEGHPLEGVKVLLVDEDCFEIRTDAQGEFHHRFDPEMIEPGEEAVIPLRFVKEGFAPTLRDVRIGSGQMTIQLHRNTWFEGTVHKPDGTPAAHVPVRAFHESYSSSIQSELYLKTETMTNADGRYRLLVEPAEYRIVAGHAAAGVAWVPLNHSGSKAERTKMSIFDNEHRPLDIQLEPGVRFVAELIDRQSGQPISDATLILYDNADLTGSSGKSDETGIVTYPALPSGKLTFQIYSPNHLRWASEQAIPVSNGEQARFVPSNNKLTFELRPGMSPVQIQLESGVEVSGIVLDPQGQPVSNAEVHLAVDSSDTNSKGITDYPHQVNDQGRFRFLLPRSETPTYHLIAQQRQRNNVGIKWASGISRAFALEVGSPVHDLEIRLTNPGTVRGRVVNRQGKPVASMFVQASTVGLREPSNSCPSTISRRDGTFELPNLRPGRYWFHGKSVPIESDAAQVQPQAEVRSNEVSQAGDVLIPVDEAARIE, from the coding sequence ATGGGGCGGGTTGAAGGCACTCTCGTTGCGGTGACGGTCATTCTGCTGGCGGCCTGGGGCATCAGTCGACTGGTTTTCTCGCGACCTTCCCTGTGCGATTTTGTGTGGCGCACCGCGCTCATTCTGGTCGCTCTGTCGCCGGGAGTGGTGACGGGCCGTGCGGTGCTTGTGAATTGGCAATGGCAACTTCCGGTATGGCCAGCGATTGTACTTCCATCGTCCGATACGCAGACGATCTCTCGTTTGACACCCGAGCAACCGACGCCCGTTCCTGTGGCGAATCGAACTGATGGTGCCGGTCGTTTGCCGCCCCGCACATCCATCGAGACTCCTCCCGCCGGATCACGCGAAGAAATTGTGGACGCATTCACAATCACTGTGGCTCCAGCGGTGACTGCCTCCCGTGAATTTGTCTCCCATGAAACCCCTCAGCCGATCACAGTAAGTCCGACACCCAGGTGGTCGTGGATGAGTATGGTCGCGGCAATCTGGCTTGCCGGAACGGTTCTCCATTTGATGATGATCGGTGTCTCGGTGGGGAACGGATTCCGCCTGCGACGGACCGCGAAACTTGTGACTGATGCGGACTGTTTGGCTCTCAATCACGAGTGCGCTGATCGTGTGGGATTGCGATCGAGGCCCCGACTTTCTGCGAATCCGGCACTAGCCGGTCCTGTAGTGATCGGGATTTTTCGCCCGCAGATTGCTATTCCACCGAGTTTGCTGAGTGCAGACGTGCGACACGATCTCAGGGCCGTTCTGCTACACGAGTGCGGGCATTTGAAGAGATTCGATCTGGTTTTTGACGTCTTATTGCGCCTGGTGCTCGCGGTGTTCTGGCCGCATCCGTTGGTGTATGTCCTGGCGAGCGAAATGCGTCGGTTGCGGGAAGAAATGTGTGATAACTTCGTGCTCACCCAGGAATCCGCTCTTCAATATGCAGAGACATTGTTACGGGTCGCCGTCGGCAAACGCTTGAATGAAGCGTTCTTACTGGGCATTGGTGTCATCCCGAAAGCGCATCGTTTGGAGCAGCGTGTGGCGTCCCTTTTGTCGTCCGAGCGACGTGTGGAGACATCGGTGCCCCAGAGAAATCGACTGTTCGTGGTTAGCGGTGTGAGTGGATTGCTTGTGTTGAGTTTGATGATTCGCTTGACGTCACTTGCCGCAGCACCACCTTCGTCCACGGAAGTCCCCGCGGATGTGCTGACAATCGTGGATGACGAGAACGCGAAACCAAAACCAGCTTCGGCTCCTGCGGCGACCGAAGATTCCGTCAATCAGGCCTTGGAGAAAGCGTTGGCAGTTGCCAACGCGAACCCGGTTGAGATTGTGTTTCGTGTGCTCGACACGCAGGACAAGCCGGTCGCCGGGGCGCGTGTTCTGCCGAGTTTCGTCTCCGATTTTCGAGGAGCTTCCTGGGGGAACGATAACGTTGTCTGGCAAACTGTTGAGAGTGACGCCGAGGGCTTTGTTCGCTTTCGATTGCCGTCGGAAGTCGTGAAGCAAGCCATCCTCTTGCGGGGACTCAACGGTCGCGCCAACGCCGGGAGTTCACCCTGGGGATACGAATCCAATCGCATTCCTGAAGGGTTCCCCAAGAGTCTGCTGCAACTTGGGATCAGGCAGTTGTATTTGAAGGTGGATCACCCCGATCACCCACTTTGGTCGAATTTTCTCGAACTCCGGCAAGACGCCCAACTGCACTTGGCGGATTCCTACACCCTCGTGGTTCGTGGATGGCGTGTCGGCGAAACGGAATTGGCAACACGCGTCGTTCCGTGGCTTGCGGGCTCTTATTCGACAGACTGGACGGAAGAAGCGGGCGTCGTGACATATCGGCGCGTTAATCTCACAGACGAAGGAAGTCGTCCGTTTCTCCAACTGATTCAGTTCCCAGAACAAGGGACCACCTGGTTCAGTGACGTCATTGATCTGAAGCATCTCGCGGGCAACCCGATCTCATTGGACTTGACGTTGAAACGGGGAGTCCGCTTGGAAGGGCGCCTGGCAGACGATGTGCCTCGGCCAGTGAAAAACGGAAAAATTCAAGGAAAGATAGTTCCTCTCGTCGGCATTGATTCACAGAGAACCGCCTGGAGCGTCGCCGCAAAAATTGCGGAAGATGGAACGTTCGTGTTGGATTCATTGCCACCCCATCAAACATTGCAACTCATCGCGCTCTGCGACGGTTGGAATTCTCGCACACCGTCCCAGGCGGAATTCGAAGAGTTCCAGGCAAGCAACCATTTTCCCCGTGGAGAGATCGGATTCGCCGGTGCATCCAACTTGTTTCCACAGTTGGTTCGTGTGGATGAGACCGACATTCACGAGCGGGCCGTGCCCATGGTGCGGACAGCGTCGTGCGAAATCACGGCCGTCGACGCACAGAATCGCCCAGTCTCTGGGGTAAAGGTGCAGTTTCACCCCAATCAAATGTTCTTTCATTGGGGGGCAACCGCGCTGAGATCAGGCCAAGACGATGCCACGCGACTTCGCGAGCAGCAAATCAACGGGGATCGTGACGATTCAGATTTCAATCATCGAAAATACTCTGCAGATACGGACGCAGATGGAAAAGTCACCATCGTCGATTTACCTTGCGTCGCGCCCGATGCTCCATCCAGCTATAATTTGGCGACGTTCTTCGCGACGCATGAAAAGTACGCCGCTCAATCGTCCTCCGTCCTCGAAAATATGCCAAAGATCATGGGGTCACCGTTCCTGGGGGTCATGCTCACTCCAGGAAAAAGAACACAGGTGACGTTGCACATGGAGCCCCAACCGGCCCTTCAGTTTGATGTGAAATCTGAGCTGGCCGATGACGAGTTGTCGGCCTCACCTCCTGAGCACTCGACCGAGCTGTCTGGTCGAGTCGAGGATTACGAGGGCCATCCACTCGAAGGCGTCAAGGTGCTTCTGGTCGATGAAGATTGCTTCGAAATTCGAACCGACGCTCAAGGGGAGTTTCATCATCGCTTTGATCCGGAAATGATCGAACCGGGTGAAGAGGCGGTGATTCCGTTGCGTTTCGTGAAAGAGGGCTTTGCCCCCACTTTGAGAGACGTTCGGATTGGTTCGGGCCAAATGACGATTCAATTGCATCGCAACACATGGTTTGAAGGCACTGTCCACAAACCGGATGGAACGCCCGCAGCACACGTGCCCGTTCGTGCCTTTCACGAGAGTTATAGTTCCAGTATTCAGTCCGAACTGTATCTGAAAACGGAAACCATGACGAACGCGGACGGGCGCTATCGGTTGCTGGTCGAGCCCGCGGAGTATCGCATTGTCGCTGGACATGCTGCCGCTGGAGTGGCATGGGTTCCACTGAACCATTCCGGAAGTAAAGCTGAACGGACTAAAATGTCGATCTTCGACAACGAACATCGGCCGCTCGACATTCAATTGGAACCCGGTGTACGATTTGTCGCCGAGCTGATCGATCGGCAATCGGGTCAACCGATATCTGATGCCACGCTCATTCTGTATGACAACGCAGACCTAACCGGAAGCAGCGGCAAGAGTGATGAGACAGGGATTGTCACCTATCCGGCACTCCCGTCCGGCAAGCTCACTTTCCAGATCTATTCCCCCAATCACCTGCGATGGGCGTCTGAACAAGCGATACCCGTGTCAAATGGTGAACAAGCTCGTTTCGTTCCCTCGAACAACAAACTGACATTTGAGCTTCGCCCCGGGATGTCACCCGTTCAGATCCAACTGGAATCCGGCGTCGAAGTTAGCGGTATTGTGCTTGATCCACAGGGCCAGCCGGTTTCCAATGCGGAAGTCCATTTGGCGGTCGATTCGTCAGACACAAACTCCAAAGGAATCACGGACTATCCTCATCAGGTTAATGATCAAGGCCGATTCCGATTCCTTTTGCCTCGCAGCGAAACGCCGACCTATCACCTGATTGCGCAGCAGCGACAACGCAACAATGTCGGAATCAAATGGGCAAGCGGTATCAGTCGGGCATTCGCCCTTGAGGTCGGATCACCGGTTCACGATCTGGAAATTCGTCTCACCAACCCGGGAACCGTTCGTGGACGAGTCGTCAATCGCCAGGGGAAACCAGTAGCCTCGATGTTCGTGCAAGCGTCTACAGTTGGCTTGCGAGAGCCATCCAATTCTTGTCCATCGACGATCAGCCGGCGCGACGGAACATTTGAACTCCCGAACCTTCGCCCAGGTCGCTATTGGTTCCATGGAAAGTCTGTTCCCATCGAATCCGATGCGGCCCAAGTGCAGCCTCAGGCGGAAGTGCGATCGAATGAAGTGAGCCAAGCCGGCGACGTCTTGATTCCTGTGGATGAAGCCGCCCGCATCGAATGA
- a CDS encoding NUDIX hydrolase, whose amino-acid sequence MAGDVASGLRGPRVRIGGLVFRGREILIVEHCTGPERWRCFPGGGLEPGETFEDCLRRELDEELGLTCEVGELIAVGDVFNSGGHSVELYFKCTAGKETPQPRCATISGAWFVDPLDLAPWNVFPLELAADVAKCGAEGLMRVRSYGRFQ is encoded by the coding sequence ATGGCAGGCGATGTGGCAAGCGGCTTGCGTGGGCCTCGAGTTCGGATCGGGGGATTGGTGTTTCGTGGCCGTGAGATCCTAATCGTCGAGCATTGCACCGGTCCTGAGCGGTGGCGCTGTTTTCCCGGTGGCGGGCTCGAACCCGGCGAGACGTTTGAAGACTGCTTACGTCGCGAACTGGACGAAGAGCTTGGCCTGACTTGTGAAGTGGGTGAACTGATTGCGGTGGGCGATGTTTTCAATTCCGGCGGTCACTCGGTGGAGCTGTACTTCAAATGCACCGCAGGCAAAGAAACTCCGCAACCACGATGTGCAACGATCTCAGGAGCTTGGTTTGTTGATCCACTCGATCTCGCGCCATGGAATGTGTTTCCCCTTGAACTCGCGGCCGATGTCGCAAAGTGCGGGGCTGAAGGATTGATGCGCGTTCGCAGCTATGGTCGATTCCAGTAG